In the genome of Deltaproteobacteria bacterium, one region contains:
- a CDS encoding CBS domain-containing protein, whose product MTTALITMKPTDTVVHADVDMRLANIRHIPVVDDRGKLVGILSNRDVLRALGQADIESVRIGD is encoded by the coding sequence ATGACGACCGCGCTCATCACGATGAAGCCGACCGATACGGTCGTCCACGCCGACGTCGACATGCGGCTGGCGAACATCCGACACATCCCGGTGGTCGACGACCGCGGCAAGCTGGTCGGTATCCTGTCGAACCGCGACGTGCTGCGCGCGCTCGGCCAGGCCGACATCGAGTCGGTGCGCATCGGCGAC